A DNA window from Streptomyces asoensis contains the following coding sequences:
- a CDS encoding LamG-like jellyroll fold domain-containing protein, with protein MCTSHAHEPGEAAQAGAGRRGFLRATALLGAAATAGLTLPATAAAASGKWRPDPDSRRFTLAVMPDTQYLFDGPSIDRAPVEASLRYLLERGEGGPENLVFLSHLGDLTQNGAKDEVGAISAAFGLLDRRGVGYSVLAGNHDVKSSTTDQRGTTPYLEAFGPSRFRGKSTFGGASPDGYNSFHLFRAAGREWMVLALDWRLSEQGYVWAADVLARHPRTPVVLTTHELVAGDDSLSAYGQQLWDRLIEDHDQIFLTLNGHYWPAARAVRKNAAGHDVHLHLTNYQNRYFGGAAMIRLYRFDLDRGVIDVETVSPWIMGRAAEGLDELERQEIELSGDADRFTVGIDFAERFAGFDPVPARAARPAAKMLVRDTVAYWRFDGHADGTAVGATVRDLSGQGNDLALVTVGGGALTWSSDHHPDQPGHGSLEFSGYKSPLKGAYLRTVDGAPLNSATFRAGYTIEAFYRLPADWDPSHHAWSGLLGRSGTGGAAGKTGDDPDEPLATLSLSNDREPQWAMRPLNQQGIATNWGQETPLETWWHLAVVNDGRHTTLYVEGCPVVRNPRAAAVGITSVGLPWLLGGYEYGGRIDQILHGRLGDVRIVSRALPVTSFMTH; from the coding sequence GTGTGTACTTCGCATGCCCATGAGCCGGGCGAGGCCGCGCAGGCCGGTGCCGGACGGCGCGGCTTCCTGCGCGCCACCGCGCTGCTCGGCGCCGCCGCCACGGCCGGCCTCACGCTGCCGGCCACGGCCGCGGCGGCCTCCGGAAAGTGGCGGCCGGACCCCGACAGCCGCCGCTTCACGCTCGCCGTGATGCCCGACACGCAGTACCTCTTCGACGGGCCGAGCATCGACAGGGCGCCGGTGGAGGCCTCGCTGCGCTACCTGCTGGAGCGCGGCGAGGGCGGGCCGGAGAACCTGGTGTTCCTCTCCCACCTCGGTGATCTCACCCAGAACGGGGCGAAGGACGAGGTCGGGGCGATCAGTGCGGCGTTCGGGCTGCTCGACCGGCGCGGGGTCGGCTACAGCGTGCTGGCCGGGAACCACGACGTGAAGTCGTCGACGACCGACCAGCGGGGCACGACCCCGTACCTGGAGGCGTTCGGCCCGTCCCGTTTCCGGGGGAAGTCCACGTTCGGCGGGGCCTCCCCCGACGGCTACAACTCCTTCCACCTGTTCCGGGCGGCCGGGCGGGAGTGGATGGTGCTGGCGCTGGACTGGCGGTTGTCGGAGCAGGGGTACGTCTGGGCCGCGGACGTCCTCGCCCGGCATCCGAGGACACCGGTCGTCCTGACCACGCACGAACTGGTCGCCGGGGACGACTCCCTCTCGGCGTACGGGCAGCAGCTGTGGGACCGGCTGATCGAGGACCACGACCAGATCTTCCTGACGCTCAACGGGCACTACTGGCCCGCCGCGCGGGCGGTCCGCAAGAACGCGGCGGGACACGATGTCCACCTGCATCTGACGAACTACCAGAACCGCTACTTCGGCGGCGCGGCGATGATCCGCCTCTACCGGTTCGACCTCGACCGCGGCGTCATCGACGTGGAGACGGTCTCCCCGTGGATCATGGGCCGGGCCGCCGAGGGGCTCGACGAGCTGGAGCGGCAGGAGATCGAACTGAGCGGTGACGCCGACCGGTTCACGGTCGGCATCGACTTCGCCGAGCGCTTCGCGGGCTTCGACCCGGTCCCCGCGCGCGCCGCCCGTCCGGCGGCCAAGATGCTGGTGCGCGACACCGTCGCCTACTGGCGGTTCGACGGACACGCCGACGGCACCGCGGTCGGCGCCACGGTCCGCGACCTGTCCGGACAGGGCAACGACCTCGCGCTCGTCACCGTGGGCGGCGGCGCCCTGACCTGGTCGTCCGACCACCACCCCGACCAGCCGGGACACGGCAGCCTGGAGTTCAGCGGCTACAAGTCGCCGCTGAAGGGCGCCTATCTGCGTACCGTCGACGGCGCCCCGCTCAACTCGGCGACCTTCCGAGCCGGTTACACCATCGAGGCGTTCTACCGGCTCCCCGCCGACTGGGACCCCTCGCACCACGCCTGGTCGGGCCTGCTCGGCCGGAGCGGAACGGGCGGCGCGGCGGGGAAGACCGGCGACGACCCCGACGAGCCGCTCGCCACGCTGTCCCTGTCGAACGACCGGGAACCGCAGTGGGCGATGCGTCCGCTGAACCAGCAGGGCATCGCCACCAACTGGGGCCAGGAGACGCCGCTGGAGACCTGGTGGCATCTCGCGGTCGTCAACGACGGCCGGCACACCACGCTGTACGTCGAGGGCTGCCCGGTGGTGCGCAACCCGAGGGCGGCGGCCGTGGGCATCACCTCCGTCGGACTGCCCTGGCTGCTCGGCGGCTACGAGTACGGCGGACGGATCGACCAGATCCTGCACGGCCGCCTCGGCGACGTCCGGATCGTCTCCCGGGCGCTGCCCGTCACCTCCTTCATGACCCACTGA
- a CDS encoding histidinol-phosphatase, producing MTEQQLPVWADPSVPPADLDAQGVSRRALLRRAGLFGAAFALGGAATPAAAAAGRGHGGEDPRLAYLVGDHHVHSVYSHDAKYTFAQQARAAARYGLDWMVFNEHSNFGHAAYGAALEHKEILAARAANPRQLIFQGLEWYIPAAEHCTVFAAPGPHEVDLLTRFELAYDGKLLGYTEGAAGAADTARNEAHAVRAIKWLAEQRRSGYVDDVLVLANHPLRLGIDSPHELRGWRDAAPEIMIGMEGAPGAQGAALPGLRGATSVRGEYENKPSAQSWAGYPADAYLTYGGFDWATATVGGLWDSMLAEGRLFSITTNSDNHRTVLDTWKNGDWPAGRNFDNTGRLPDPVDTDTAQPGSDFWPGQFSRTHVGVTRYGYRAVMTGLREGRVWLDHGHLLDGLEVRLRREHGGGRGVTLGGRLRVRRGERLTLDITVTTASRPNPQGILPELAHVDVIRGAVRGAVSDRDTWKAPDTKVVRTTDVSGRKGTYTLRVPLTVGEESFYVRLRGSDGNRHGTGYLGASVDPHGPVPHEPGDGDPWADTWFYSNPVFVDVVG from the coding sequence GTGACCGAGCAGCAACTGCCCGTCTGGGCCGACCCGTCCGTCCCGCCCGCCGACCTCGACGCCCAGGGCGTGTCGAGGCGCGCCCTCCTGCGCCGCGCGGGACTCTTCGGCGCCGCGTTCGCCCTCGGCGGCGCGGCCACCCCGGCGGCGGCCGCCGCCGGCCGCGGCCACGGCGGCGAGGACCCGCGCCTCGCCTACCTGGTCGGCGACCACCACGTCCACTCCGTCTACAGCCATGACGCGAAGTACACCTTCGCCCAGCAGGCCCGGGCCGCCGCCCGGTACGGCCTGGACTGGATGGTGTTCAACGAGCACTCCAACTTCGGGCACGCGGCCTACGGCGCCGCGCTCGAGCACAAGGAGATCCTCGCGGCCCGCGCGGCGAACCCGCGGCAGCTGATCTTCCAGGGCCTGGAGTGGTACATCCCGGCCGCCGAGCACTGCACGGTGTTCGCCGCGCCCGGCCCGCACGAGGTCGACCTGCTCACCCGGTTCGAGCTCGCCTACGACGGCAAGCTGCTCGGCTACACCGAGGGCGCCGCCGGCGCGGCCGACACCGCCCGCAACGAGGCCCACGCCGTCAGGGCGATCAAGTGGCTGGCCGAGCAGCGCCGTTCGGGTTACGTCGACGACGTCCTCGTCCTCGCCAACCACCCGCTGCGGCTGGGCATCGACTCCCCGCACGAGCTGCGGGGCTGGCGCGACGCGGCACCCGAGATCATGATCGGCATGGAGGGCGCGCCCGGTGCCCAGGGCGCGGCGCTGCCCGGCCTGCGCGGCGCCACGTCCGTCCGCGGTGAGTACGAGAACAAGCCGTCGGCCCAGTCCTGGGCGGGCTACCCGGCGGACGCCTACCTCACCTACGGCGGCTTCGACTGGGCCACCGCGACCGTGGGCGGCCTGTGGGACTCGATGCTGGCCGAGGGCCGGCTGTTCTCGATCACGACCAACTCCGACAACCACCGGACCGTCCTCGACACCTGGAAGAACGGGGACTGGCCCGCCGGGCGGAACTTCGACAACACCGGCAGGCTGCCGGACCCGGTGGACACCGACACCGCGCAGCCGGGCAGCGACTTCTGGCCGGGCCAGTTCAGCCGGACCCACGTGGGCGTCACCCGGTACGGCTACCGGGCGGTGATGACGGGGCTGCGCGAGGGCCGCGTCTGGCTCGACCACGGTCATCTGCTCGACGGGCTCGAGGTCCGGCTGCGCCGGGAGCACGGCGGCGGCCGGGGCGTCACGCTCGGCGGCCGGCTGCGGGTCCGCAGGGGCGAGAGGCTCACCCTGGACATCACCGTCACCACCGCCTCCCGGCCCAACCCCCAGGGGATCCTGCCGGAGTTGGCGCATGTGGACGTGATCAGGGGCGCGGTGCGCGGCGCGGTGTCCGACCGCGACACGTGGAAGGCGCCCGACACGAAGGTCGTCCGCACGACGGACGTGAGCGGCCGCAAGGGCACGTACACCCTGCGCGTCCCGCTCACGGTGGGCGAGGAGTCCTTCTACGTCCGCCTGCGCGGCAGCGACGGCAACCGGCACGGAACCGGGTACCTCGGCGCGTCCGTGGACCCGCACGGTCCCGTCCCCCACGAGCCGGGCGACGGCGACCCGTGGGCCGACACCTGGTTCTACTCGAACCCGGTCTTCGTGGACGTCGTCGGCTGA
- a CDS encoding MaoC family dehydratase: MSITVNGLEELKKLAGSDLGTSEWIEVTQERIDTFADATGDHQWIHVDPERAAAGPFGAPIAHGYLTLSLFIPLFTALLDVQGVTTKVNYGLNKVRFPSPVKAGSRIRLVGRLSAVEDVPGGVQITVDGAIEIEGGAKPAAVLQSLSRFYA, translated from the coding sequence ATGAGCATCACCGTCAACGGCCTCGAAGAGCTGAAGAAGCTGGCCGGCAGCGACCTGGGCACCAGCGAGTGGATCGAGGTCACCCAGGAGCGCATCGACACCTTCGCCGACGCGACCGGCGACCACCAGTGGATCCACGTCGACCCCGAGCGGGCGGCCGCCGGGCCCTTCGGAGCGCCCATCGCCCACGGCTACCTGACCCTCTCCCTGTTCATCCCGCTCTTCACCGCACTGCTGGACGTGCAGGGCGTCACGACGAAGGTCAACTACGGGCTGAACAAGGTCCGTTTCCCCTCGCCGGTGAAGGCCGGCTCGCGCATCCGGCTGGTCGGCAGGCTGTCCGCGGTGGAGGACGTGCCGGGCGGGGTGCAGATCACCGTCGACGGGGCGATCGAGATCGAGGGGGGCGCCAAGCCCGCGGCCGTCCTCCAGAGCCTGTCGCGGTTCTACGCGTGA
- a CDS encoding acyl-CoA synthetase encodes MRNEGLGSWPARRARKTPHRTALVHDGRPADYRTLHTRTTRLAHALRARGVRRGDRIAYLGPNHPSYLETLFAAGTLGAVFVPLNTRLAGPEIAYQLADSGAKALVFGPSHAGLVAGLPGNTDVRTYVEVGGEYEEALAAASDEPIDTPVAPDDTCIIMYTSGTTGRPKGAMLTHGNLTWNAVNVLVDTDLIADERALVCAPLFHTAGLNMLTLPVLLKGGCCVLVEAFDPEATFDLIERHRITFMFGVPTMFEQVARHPRWAEADLSSLRILTCGGSPVSTPLIAAYQRRGLTFLQGYGMTEASPGTLFLDAEHAISKAGSAGVPHFFSDVRVVRPDLAPVRTGETGEVVVRGPHVMPGYWGLPEETAASFADGWFRSGDAARVDEDGYVHIVDRIKDMIISGGENIYPAEIEDLLLAHPDIVECAVIGVSDDKWGEVPRAVVVLRDGASTDPDALLASLAGRLAKYKIPKSVVVADALPRTASGKLLKSRVRSRFGTDS; translated from the coding sequence ATGCGCAACGAGGGACTGGGGTCCTGGCCCGCTCGCCGGGCCCGCAAGACCCCGCACCGCACCGCCCTGGTCCACGACGGCCGGCCGGCGGACTACCGCACCCTGCACACCCGCACGACCCGGCTGGCCCACGCCCTGCGCGCCCGGGGCGTGCGGCGCGGCGACCGCATCGCCTACCTGGGCCCCAACCACCCCTCCTACCTGGAGACCCTGTTCGCCGCCGGAACCCTCGGCGCGGTGTTCGTCCCCCTGAACACCCGTCTCGCCGGACCCGAGATCGCCTACCAGCTCGCCGACTCCGGAGCCAAGGCCCTCGTCTTCGGCCCCTCGCACGCGGGCCTGGTCGCGGGACTGCCCGGCAACACGGACGTCCGCACGTACGTCGAGGTCGGCGGCGAGTACGAGGAGGCGCTCGCCGCGGCCTCCGACGAGCCGATCGACACCCCGGTCGCCCCCGACGACACCTGCATCATCATGTACACCTCGGGCACGACCGGCCGTCCCAAGGGGGCCATGCTCACGCACGGCAACCTGACCTGGAACGCGGTCAACGTCCTCGTCGACACCGATCTGATCGCCGACGAACGCGCCCTGGTCTGCGCACCGCTGTTCCACACGGCCGGCCTGAACATGCTGACCCTGCCGGTGCTCCTCAAGGGCGGCTGCTGCGTCCTGGTCGAGGCCTTCGACCCGGAAGCCACCTTCGACCTGATCGAGCGCCACCGGATCACCTTCATGTTCGGGGTGCCGACGATGTTCGAGCAGGTGGCCCGGCATCCGCGCTGGGCGGAGGCGGACCTGTCCAGCCTGCGGATCCTGACCTGCGGCGGCTCCCCGGTGTCCACCCCGCTGATCGCCGCCTACCAGCGGCGCGGGCTCACCTTCCTCCAGGGCTACGGCATGACCGAGGCGTCCCCCGGCACGCTGTTCCTGGACGCCGAGCACGCCATCAGCAAGGCGGGCTCGGCCGGCGTCCCGCACTTCTTCAGCGACGTGCGGGTCGTGCGCCCCGACCTCGCGCCCGTCCGCACCGGCGAGACCGGCGAGGTGGTGGTCCGCGGACCGCACGTGATGCCCGGCTACTGGGGACTGCCCGAGGAGACCGCCGCGTCCTTCGCGGACGGCTGGTTCCGCAGCGGCGACGCGGCCCGGGTCGACGAGGACGGCTACGTCCACATCGTCGACCGCATCAAGGACATGATCATCTCCGGCGGGGAGAACATCTACCCCGCCGAGATCGAGGACCTCCTGCTCGCCCATCCCGACATCGTGGAATGCGCGGTCATCGGCGTGTCCGACGACAAGTGGGGCGAGGTCCCGCGCGCGGTCGTCGTCCTGCGGGACGGCGCCTCGACCGACCCCGACGCGCTGCTGGCCTCGCTGGCCGGGCGGCTCGCCAAGTACAAGATCCCCAAGTCCGTGGTGGTGGCGGACGCGCTTCCGCGCACCGCCTCCGGAAAACTCCTCAAGTCCCGGGTGCGCTCCCGGTTCGGCACCGACTCCTGA
- a CDS encoding amidohydrolase family protein has product MKTLDVEELVAIDVHTHAEVSSRGHSSLDDDLHDASSAYFKVEGKRKPTIEETAAYYRERKMAAVIFTVDAESATGTAPVPNEEVAEAAAANSDVLIPFASIDPFRGKAGVRQARRLVEEYGVKGFKFHPSIQGFFPDDRAVAYGLYEVIEETGTIALFHTGQTGIGAGVPGGGGIRLKYSNPLHVDDVAADFPHLKIILAHPSFPWQDEALAVATHKPGVHIDLSGWSPKYFPPQLVQYANTLLKDKVLFGSDFPVLTPDRWLADFDKLAIKDEVRPKILKENAARLLGLTTP; this is encoded by the coding sequence ATGAAGACCCTCGACGTCGAGGAACTCGTCGCGATCGACGTCCACACCCACGCCGAGGTGTCCTCCCGGGGCCACTCCTCGCTCGACGACGACCTGCACGACGCGTCCTCCGCCTACTTCAAGGTGGAGGGCAAGCGGAAGCCGACCATCGAGGAGACGGCCGCGTACTACCGCGAGCGGAAGATGGCCGCCGTGATCTTCACGGTGGACGCCGAGTCCGCGACCGGCACGGCGCCCGTCCCCAACGAGGAGGTCGCCGAGGCCGCCGCCGCCAACTCCGACGTGCTGATCCCCTTCGCCTCCATCGACCCCTTCCGGGGGAAGGCCGGGGTGCGGCAGGCCCGGCGGCTGGTCGAGGAGTACGGGGTGAAGGGCTTCAAGTTCCACCCCAGCATCCAGGGCTTCTTCCCCGACGACCGCGCGGTCGCGTACGGCCTGTACGAGGTGATCGAGGAGACGGGGACCATCGCCCTCTTCCACACCGGTCAGACCGGCATCGGCGCCGGAGTGCCGGGAGGGGGCGGCATCCGCCTCAAGTACTCCAACCCGCTGCACGTCGACGACGTCGCCGCCGACTTCCCGCACCTCAAGATCATCCTGGCGCATCCGTCCTTCCCCTGGCAGGACGAGGCACTCGCCGTCGCCACCCACAAGCCGGGCGTGCACATCGACCTGTCCGGCTGGTCGCCGAAGTACTTCCCGCCGCAGCTCGTGCAGTACGCCAACACCCTGCTGAAGGACAAGGTCCTCTTCGGCTCCGACTTCCCCGTCCTCACCCCGGACCGCTGGCTGGCCGACTTCGACAAGCTGGCGATCAAGGACGAGGTGCGGCCGAAGATCCTCAAGGAGAACGCCGCCCGTCTGCTCGGGCTGACCACACCGTGA
- a CDS encoding SDR family NAD(P)-dependent oxidoreductase, which produces MPSIDLTGKVAVVTGSGRGLGLAYAHALAARGARVVINDVDEAVAEAAVKSVAEAGGTAVAEVVPVGTAEAAERLVGRAVEEFGRLDVLVTNAGILRDKVLWKMSDDDFDAVVTTHLKGTFTCARAAAVRMREQGEGGTLILVGSPAGQRGNFGQTNYAAAKAGIAAFARTWSMELGRAGITVNAIVPVAATAMTETIPAFAPYVEAMRNGEPLPDFLRKGEGFGTPEDCAALVPFLASEAARGITGQAIGIGGDKVALWSHPQEIRTAYADGGWTPETLADVFPASVGAELQTVGIPAPRFPEA; this is translated from the coding sequence GTGCCCAGCATCGATCTCACCGGCAAGGTCGCCGTCGTCACCGGCAGCGGCCGGGGCCTCGGCCTCGCCTACGCACACGCCCTCGCCGCCCGCGGCGCCCGCGTGGTGATCAACGACGTCGACGAGGCCGTGGCCGAGGCGGCCGTCAAGTCCGTCGCCGAGGCCGGCGGCACGGCCGTCGCGGAGGTGGTCCCGGTCGGCACCGCCGAGGCCGCCGAACGGCTGGTGGGCCGGGCCGTCGAGGAGTTCGGCCGGCTCGACGTCCTGGTCACCAACGCGGGCATCCTGCGCGACAAGGTGCTGTGGAAGATGAGCGACGACGACTTCGACGCGGTCGTCACCACCCATCTCAAGGGCACCTTCACCTGCGCCCGCGCCGCCGCCGTGCGGATGCGCGAGCAGGGCGAGGGCGGCACGCTGATCCTCGTGGGCTCCCCGGCCGGACAGCGCGGCAACTTCGGGCAGACGAACTACGCGGCGGCCAAGGCCGGCATCGCCGCCTTCGCCCGGACCTGGTCGATGGAGCTGGGCAGGGCGGGCATCACCGTCAACGCCATCGTGCCCGTGGCCGCGACCGCGATGACCGAGACCATCCCCGCCTTCGCCCCGTACGTCGAGGCCATGCGCAACGGCGAGCCGCTGCCGGACTTCCTGCGCAAGGGCGAGGGCTTCGGCACCCCCGAGGACTGTGCCGCCCTGGTGCCCTTCCTGGCCTCCGAGGCCGCCCGCGGCATCACCGGCCAGGCCATCGGCATCGGCGGCGACAAGGTGGCACTCTGGTCGCATCCGCAGGAGATCCGCACGGCCTACGCCGACGGCGGCTGGACGCCCGAGACCCTGGCCGACGTCTTCCCCGCCTCGGTCGGGGCCGAGCTCCAGACCGTGGGCATCCCGGCTCCCCGGTTCCCGGAGGCCTGA